CGACCGGGATCCGGTGGGCGCGCGCGTAGGCGAGTGTGGTCCTTATGTCGTCGGTGTGGGCGACATAGGCGACCGCGGTCGGCTTCAAGGAGTCGAACTTGGTGTTGTAGAGCTGGCGTGCCGTCGCCCAATTACGGTCGCCGGGGCGCACCAGCGGTCCGTCCAGGTCCTTGGCGAGGGCGCGCCAGTCGGCCGCCGGTGCCGAGGCGTGCACGGCGGCTGACGAACGGGCGTTGCGGCTGGCCTTGGCATCACCCGTGCCGCTGGCCGTGCTTGTCGCGGTGCGCGCGTCCGCGCCGGACCCCGCGTCACATGCCGTTGCCGCACCGGCCGCGAGCACGGCGGCCCCCGCCCCGATGAAACTCCGCCGCTCCATTTCGCCGCCTCCGCCCGGCGGGTGTTCCCCCACCCGCTTGTGTCTGTCTGCCCGTTCACGGGCCCGTGAGTCCACGGCACCGTGGGTCCGCTGATCCTGGGATCGCCGATCCCCGGATCCTCCATCCCCGGATCCTCCATCCCCAGACCCTCGATCCCGGGATCTCCGGTCCCTGGGACTGGCGCTCCGTGGGACCACTGGTCCTCTGGCTACGCCTGCCGGTTCCGGTTGAGACTTCCCGCAGTACGAGACGGCATCCCCGAGGAGCGGGTTCCATGGTGACGGAGGCGAAGTGCGATGAGGCGGTACGGCGACGGGCGGCGGACAGGTCGACGGGGCGAGGCACACGAACGGCGTCGGCCTTCCCCTGCGCACCGTACGAGGGTGCGATGCACCTCCGTACGGAGGTGCGAGTGGGGAAAGCCGACGCCGTTCGATGTGCTGGGGCGGCCGGGGTCAGCCGATCTGAGTGCCCGTCTTCTGCAGTGCCTCGGTTACCGGCTGGAAGAAGGTGGTGCCGCCGCGCATGCAGTCGCCGTTGCCGCCGGAGGTCAGGCCGAGCGCGGTGTCGCCCTCGAACAGGGCTCCGCCGCTGTCGCCGGGCTCGGCGCAGACATTGGTCTGGATGAGGCCCTCGACCCTGCCCTCCCGGTAGTTGACGGTGGCGTTGACCGCGGTCACCGAACCACCGTGCAGTCGGGTGGTGCTGCCGCTGCGGCGGACGAGCTGTCCGACGGTCGCGTCGCCGGCCTTGGTGATCGCCTGCCGGCTGCCGTTGTAGAGGTTCACCTCGCTGGGGTGCGCGACCTCTGCCGTGTACCGGGCGAGGCCGTAGTCGTCACCGGGGAAGCTGGCGTTCTCGGAGGTGGCGACCTCCTCGCCGCCCTGCTTGTCCGACCAGGTGGGGATCGGCTTGGTGCAGTGCCCGGCGGTCAGGAAGTACGGCTTGCCGCCCTTGGTGACGTTGAAGCCGAGCGAGCAGCGGCCCTGCTCGCCCCAGATGGCGTCGCCCCCGGCGATCAGTGGACGGAAC
This is a stretch of genomic DNA from Streptomyces sp. NA04227. It encodes these proteins:
- a CDS encoding S1 family peptidase, with protein sequence MSRANRELRESRRSSLRRLSLVGASAAAVLSATVALPHAHAAPAPDPLTAAAAGQLAADISARLGPSAAGAYYDPANQRLVVNVLNETAAAQVRAAGAESRIVQHSLASLDAARAALKAKAGLPGTAWAMNPKTNQVQVTVDSTVRGEQLKRLNSVVASLGSRAAVTRTPGEFRPLIAGGDAIWGEQGRCSLGFNVTKGGKPYFLTAGHCTKPIPTWSDKQGGEEVATSENASFPGDDYGLARYTAEVAHPSEVNLYNGSRQAITKAGDATVGQLVRRSGSTTRLHGGSVTAVNATVNYREGRVEGLIQTNVCAEPGDSGGALFEGDTALGLTSGGNGDCMRGGTTFFQPVTEALQKTGTQIG